A genomic region of Lytechinus pictus isolate F3 Inbred chromosome 2, Lp3.0, whole genome shotgun sequence contains the following coding sequences:
- the LOC129276453 gene encoding acyl-coenzyme A thioesterase 1-like, whose translation MSGMRRLQTLLHHSSKLNSFARQNVNQSKTTSPLDMMFSSRHGPALQVHPRIGFADDQLDVRATGLLPGQLVKLQAEVESECQRFKFRSEAMFQADAKGQVIVSEHASLGGTYEGVEPMGLIWSCKPVPEVAHLYPRLKKADSRQPLKYTIKLLDRVKSGNALLASEVVERCYLADFVERREVSTGKCHGVFFFPKQKGNSDPLPVIVELRGLGNGVLEDRASLLASYGYAVLEIDFMASFESTRDLNVFYFDAQAFLDLFQYIEKHPRLDASRVGLFGFCTGSTLALQGICRLNLPLRCTVFSSMFELMMSVVGMKMPDGTYMDPLGKYRRKVLQELRARNLGRYYRNVQQEYNRSVSCDTSCGNNRISMAGSMTGHDHHNRYNSYNHYHTTTSTTGQYHRNITG comes from the exons ATGTCAGGCATGAGGAGATTGCAGACTCTCCTGCACCATTCTTCCAAGTTAAATTCTTTCGCTAGACAAAATGTAAATCAGTCCAAGACAACCTCCCCATTAGACATGATGTTTAGCTCAAGGCATGGTCCTGCTCTTCAAGTCCATCCTAGGATTGGTTTTGCAGATGACCAGCTTGATGTGAGGGCCACTGGATTACTTCCAGGTCAACTTGTAAAGCTGCAGGCAGAAGTAGAGTCAGAATGCCAAAGGTTCAAGTTTCGATCAGAGGCTATGTTTCAAGCGGATGCCAAGGGTCAAGTCATAG TCAGTGAGCATGCATCTCTTGGAGGAACCTATGAAGGTGTGGAGCCTATGGGCCTAATCTGGAGCTGTAAACCTGTACCAGAAGTAGCTCATCTTTACCCTAGATTGAAGAAAGCAGATTCAAGACAACCACTGAAGTACACCATAAAGCTTTTAGATCGTGTCAAATCTGGAAATGCCTTGCTTGCATCTGAGGTTGTTGAGAGATGCTATCTGGCAGACTTTGTTGAAAGGAGAGAAGTTTCTACTGGTAAATGCCATGGGGTATTCTTCTTCCCAAAACAGAAAG GTAACTCTGATCCTCTCCCAGTGATTGTTGAATTACGAGGTCTTGGTAATGGAGTCTTGGAAGATCGTGCTTCTCTTCTGGCATCTTATGGTTATGCGGTCCTTGAAATAGACTTCATGGCTTCATTTGAATCTACAAGAGACTTAAATGTCTTTTATTTTGATGCGCAAGCATTCCTg GATTTATTTCAGTACATTGAAAAGCACCCTCGTTTGGATGCATCTCGAGTGGGTCTATTTGGCTTCTGTACTGGCAGTACATTGGCTCTCCAAGGAATTTGCAGATTAAACCTTCCTCTTAGATGTACTGTATTCTCCAGTATGTTTGAGTTGATGATGAGTGTCGTCGGAATGAAGATGCCTGATGGAACGTACATGGATCCTCTAGG gaagtatcgcaggaaagtactgcaggaattacgtgcacgtaatttgGGACGGTACTACAGAAATGTACAACAGGAGTACAACAGGTCCGTGTCCTGTGATACTTCCTGTGGTAATAACCGCATAAGTATGGCAGGAAGTATGACAGGACACGATCACCACAACCGCTACAACAGCTACAACCACTACCACACCACTActagtactacaggacagtatcacaggaatatcacaggatag